GATTTCCTTTGATGCTGAGAAGCTACTTTGTACGTCTTGAAACACTTCttttggcaaaaaaaccccactccTAATTGTTCCATTAGCCATGATCTTATTCCCACTCCAAAAGGTTTGACTGCTGAACTTTTTTTGGCCAGAGTCTATACATTGCTCACAGTGGTATCTTCTGGTGGATTCAGCAACACTGGGTTTGTTGTGGTCGGCCTTCTCTCTCGTCTGACGTATCTTGGCTTCCTTACTAAAACAATTGAATACATAATTGAAATCCCAGTGcataaaacatcattttattcaaagtttATCCAGAACTTAAGATGGATTCTCACATAACATAACTATGAGTATTTTAAATGGCAGATCCCTAGGCTAGATCTTGGACATTCCAAGAGGAAAACGTGGAGGGACGTTCAGGGCAAGTTACGTGGAGGACCGCAGGAGTAACCAATGGGACAGATTACAGAATTAGTTTTGCTAGAAGGTTAATGTAGTTAAAGAACAGAAACCTTGAAGGTTTTATAAACGAAATCTGATTTCATTAAATAACTGGAGCTTGGAAATGACTCTTCCAGGAACGTTTCTTAGTATAGAAAATTGAAATTTAAATAAACGAACTGAAGAAGAAATCACTATGAATTTTGACGGCCAAAGATAAGACCTAGAAAGACCAAAAATCTTGCCCTGTTTCTATGTGGTCGGTTTCTTGCCATAGGTTTCTCTGCTCAACATGCTTGAGAACTCTGCGCCTGGCTGTTACACCACCTCTAAACTACTAAAGAAAGAGCTGAAACATGATTTTGGATTAGTGGACAGAGATGGGACATGATTGCTTGCATGGAAAGAAGCAAAACGCTTCACTCACATCCTCGGAAGCATGTTTAGACAGTGATTGTAACGCACAGAAGCAAAGAGGCAAAATCTTAAACGACGGCGTCTCTTTACACAAAATGCTGTTTTGATAGGAAAAGTGATGTTACCTGATGATCTTGGATCTGGAATCATGGATGCCTGTTAAACATCAGACAAATAAAATCAGCAAAGTCTGACACACGAATgggaacaaaaacattaaagagcaaTTGTCTTCCCATCTGTAAGATTCCAGATTCTcccatgatgtcatcaaaacgGTTACAGGAACTTCCCATTCAACACCATTAATTAGTTGCTCAATGATTCAATAAAATCCAAAGCCTACCTTTTCATAATAAAACAATAGTCACCTGTAATTGTATGCACTTCACTATCTTCTCTATCACCCCATAACAGGCGAGCTGGACAGGCACATGGAATGCTTACTGTAACCCCGCTGTAGGAATCATTATACACATACTCagatgtgtgttaatatgtattCACAAATGCATTGTGTTGTAAAGCGTCTGGAGAAAATACTCTTTTAAGGTAAAATTAATCCTTAGGCATAGCCTTCTGAATACAGGGGTCAGAGGATGAGACTTTCCTTACTCAACTTCTTCTGTAAGAATGACATTGAAGCGATGTGAAACTTCCATGTGGGAAGCGTATTTTCTTATTCTTTAGCCAGTAATCACTGCTGAGTTAAATATCTCCTCGGTTTTTTTTCCGATTCTGGAGAGCAAGTCGGCCAGATCGGGCTTCACTCAGGGAGCTACGAGCGCCCTCAACGTTTGGTATTATAGTCATTAGTCAAAAggtaaaaccacaaaaaaagcaACAGTAATGGCCAGAAAGCAGAGGAAAAGCTCTTACCAATTCACTAGGCTGCAAGATTGACGCTacgaggaaagaaagaaaaaacaaaaggttattGCTCTTGGCACTTACTATATTTACTTAAATATAACGCACTACAGTAGCAACAATGGGTATTagcagggtaaaaaaaaatgtctgcaagCTGTGTTTTTGTTGGAAGAACACCTTACCAGTTTTAGGAGtcaaatttatattatatatatattataaattatatatatacaggttcACTGATTTTGGTAGACTGCAAGCTGTCAGGGGCCTATCTGACCCACCTTCAGAGATGGGCAGATGAGCATATCGAATACATACATCGTAaatttctaatacatatatatatatatatatatatatatattgcttacgtacattatgtataattattacatataaCAAAATTTACTATCTATTATAAGATAATGCGGTATGTGGAAAGGAGACATAAGCAGTTTAAGATTTACCAATCTCTATTAATCCAAGACATATTTATAGCCTTTATATCTTTACGGCGTGAGCCAGAATTAGCCACTTTTTGGCTTGGTATGTAGAACAGAAAATCTGTTTGTgttttgtgaaatatatgtgAAATTAACCTTCAAAGTGTGAAAACAGAGaaaggaaaacagaaaaaaacccccaaGGGCTGGAACGGAAACGCTACTGGGTGGCAAAGAACTCGTCCGACATGAACAGAGCCGCTGCACAGAGAGTAACGCAGGTGTGGCGCCATGCTTGTTTAGATTGTACGTTATTCCGATACGTCAGAAACAAAACAAGGTGGAAAAAAGACacgaaagagaaaaaatattgtaaacagAATTAGCGACTTTCTTACGAAATGAGATTCTTGGGAATCCAAGGACAGTTAATTAACCGAGAGCGCGGATAACGAGACAATATCATACACACCCTTATTTCTCCGGTAGAACATTTCTGGTAGTTTCTGAGAACGcttaagataaaaaaatgagGCTACTGAAAGTATGAGGAAGAGACTGATGAGGAGTATACCCAACAGTAGAGAGGCCGCAACCCCTGGGCTGCCTGTGAAGGGTAAAAGCAACATGTTAGGGGCAAATGGGGTGATTTATAAAGTTGCCACAAGGGGTAAAAGCAGGGAAATCGTAGTTGCGCCAATGTATAAATGGTTTTGCGGCAACATTTTATGGAACAAGTGGGTCTACGAATGAAGCACAATCACGCCACGAAAAGCAATGGATCCtatgtataaaattataatatatatatatatataggcttgCAATTCCATTTATACATATCATTAAGCCCCCAGTGTAGTTTTAGGCTTTACACCTATCATATTTAAATCATTGCGGGGgaatgggggggaggggggtgctCTGTGGAGATCAGGATTTTAGTGAACACTAACAgcacaatgccagtcagcagctTCAAAGCAGCAAACCTTTGGCATGAAGTAAAAAGTGTTGGCTCATGAAAAATTGGTTCACTTACCTAAGTTGTGGGCAACAGATGGAGTGCTGGTGTTCATGTGCAAGTCTATGGTACGAGAGCTCACTGTTAACAAGCAaattcaaaacagaaaaaaaaaaacttaaataataaattaaataaatctagCATGGAATAAATGTAAAATCCACTGTGATGTCAAGCAATGTAAAACACGTTGAAGATTTAGTATCTAGCAACTATAAGAATACTTTGGGTTAGGGGTCTGCCTTATGTAGATAGTAAATATAATTCTGGGTCAGATCCGATGGATTGAGGAAATAGAAATAAACTTCTCTTTAGTTTTGACTGGAGAGTGCAGGTAGTATTTGGTATAAGGGGAACAGCACATTTATAGTGTTTATAACTATTACAGTTTTTGCAGTAGGGCAACTTTAGCAAATGGAAAAGATTTCAATGAAAGTCCCCTTAAACTTCAGCTGTTACACACGTACAGTAGATTTACTATCGGCATTTCCTGGCTCTGTCCCATGTATGCTTTGCTTATCTCATTCCATCGATCACATGATAAAAGGAGCAAACAAGCGTACGTTTCAGAAACACAGATACATCCTTGTAGTGATAAAGCATTTTTACAATATCCGTCCAGATCCATGAAACCCAGAGAGAAAGACTGGATTATGGAGACAGCACGTGGTTCATCACAACAGCGTTTCATACTGttccgatatacattatatatatatatataggtcctGTACCTGGTCATTTATTAGAACCAGGCATCACATCTGTTAGAGGTTTACAGCTCAGAGAAACATATTATTGCAACTCAGAGAAATCACTTAATTTGGTAACTTTGGTGGAGATCTTCTGatccagctcagctcttctagTTGGAGAAGCTTTCTCAGGCTGGCCTTTCATAGGCAGAGTAAAATTAATGAGCGGTAACTATAATTCCCCATTACTTTATATCCCATCCGCAATGTCTTCCACTTATTTAGAATTCTACTCATTCCCAACGTTGCGGTCACATATAAACCACATAGAGCTGAACAAGTGCTTAATATTCTATCTCTAAAGTAATTGTTCCCATTGCAGCTTTTATTGACGAAAACATCCAACACCTTGCAGTTTTCGTCAATGCGATTGTTTTGAGCATATTTAGTTTGACTCAATTAAGTTAAGATCTTTTGCAACCAATTTAAAAACATCCCGACGTCTGCAGCAGCTTAGCCCGCGCCTCTGTAGAGCGGATTAGGAAATGCTACCCCATGATCTTATAAACGGAGGGGCTACTGGTCATATGACAGCGGATGCCTGGGTTCATGGGGGGCCAATCCTTTCTTCTTTAAATCTTCTTCGcacagttaaacaaaaaaaggaacaggAAGAAGAAACTCATACTATAGTACGCCCCACGCTATATATGTAAAGGTTTGTTCTTGGTCATTGAGAATGTCAGCTTCACAGCCGAGCAGACAGTAAGCGTTAAGGTTCCGTTTAGCATTATTTTGGTATTGCCTTACAGCACACGCAGGAGTTATGTGACTTTTGTCACGTGCAAGCTTTGCCCCGGGGCTGTATATGGCTGACTCACTTGGCGCATTCTAACAATCAAAAGCCAGAACACCACAAGACTTGTCAGCTTTGGCCGAGTGTTTTCTGGGACACGGAGAGGGTGCGCCTGAGGATTTGGGTTTATAAGGGTCAGGGCAGTGGGACTTTCCTGCCAACTCCAGGCCACTGGAGTAGGACAATGTTAACAATGTATGACGTTACATATCCATAACCGCCAACGGCAATGATTGGGTTTTGACATTCCTGAAAGTGGAACGCTAGGCatctcaaaatatatttatgtatttaatgttgtaaatatgTGCATTGCCTGCGTATGATTGTATAACGCATTGGAATTAAATTATGGTTTTAATCAAATGATTTGTCGAGAAAGTGTTTTACCAGGCAGAATACGTTGTgactgtctgtgtgtatgtccAGAAATGGTTTTACATACAGGGTACGTAAACGAGCCACAACACAAAAGGCAGCGTTTAGCCGACATGATTCCTTATTTTGCAGTGTTATAGTGTCCGTTTCTAAAGTCCTCATTTACTGCTTGTGTTGACTATTATTCACTGTATAAATGGTTATCTATACATTTCTTTGCGGATATAAAGGTCATCATCACTGACTTAAAAAGGGTCTTTGAGCAGAAAGCTGGGACAAGGAAGACAACTATTTTTCTTGCAGCCTCAACAATGTAAAATTAACACGTAGGTGGGGGATCAGATGGTCCAAAGCTACATGGTTTGAAATCACTCGCACTAACCTATACTTTGGTATCCGATCCGGCTCTCCCTCGGTGACTCTTTGCCAGGAAGGGGAAGAAGAGGCTACTGTTCTATGTGTAGCGACATAGTGATCCACTGTGACCCTACATATCACCCTTCCCGTTCTTCAACTGACAAGGAAGGGccttctatttttgtttaccCATTTCACTGGCATGTGTCCAAGCATCTTACCCCGGTTTACCACTCATGCCCTACCTGCATGGCTTTTTtaacttcatttttatttatttatttatttttttgagttttGAAATGCAAATCCAGCCCTAAAAAGCCGCTAatctcatttgtttttttatatatatgcccTCACCGAACACCAATTGGTGGACATACAGAAAGAGTTAAGATGGCGTATTTATGAACAGGCTGCAGAATGACTTACTGTTCCTGCACTCTGTCACATTGTAGGTGATTTCCACGCTCAGGCTGGTTTCATTGCTGCACGGAACGCAGGTGCTTCTTCCATCATCTGCCAAAAGGCGATAACATCCTAGAAGAAGATCAGGAAAGGACACCTGTGACATCTTGTGGCAAAGAATGCCGTGCTCTCAATACACATAAAGCTACTCTTCCAAAAGTCTGTGGTTCCTCCCAAATCCACACTTTGCACACTATGCCTGCCATTTAATAAAGGGTAACATGTCATTAATCACGGTTACAAAGGCTACTCTTTTGCAAACATCATTTTTAAGAAGCTTAAATGTATATCCAGCGATAATCTGAtagtttttttaccattttactgaacaaaagaaaattagaTGCTAAACAATACAAGTCTTAAAGAGGCAGTACAAACGGATCGAGTCAGAATCAATCTCAACCATCAGGACCGGCCAGTGAGTCTCTCATCTGGGTTTAGTATGGATCTCTTTGACTGAAGAATTGGCTATGACACCTGCTGGCCAACCGATGGTAAACATGCAGTCCTAGGCAAGCGAACGGGAAAGAACCGGTAGAACCGATTTTTCTACTAGATATTGCAAGTGCACAGAATAAACTGGATGAATTTCTCTGAATGAATGGTATGGCTGTTTAATGACTAAATCTGCGGGTGTGTTTGATCTTTAGAGACTGTCCATATCTAAACAGCTTTAATTGGATTTGTTCTTAAGGCTTGTGCTGGTCTTTAAAGGGTTTACTAAAGCTTTGCTTACTCGACATGTGGCTTTCAGAAGATTAAGTAGTATATTTGCACCAGGATGAGCTCGAAGCTGGTGAAATGGTGCACACATCCACAATCCTCTCTGTTCTTTTGCCGTCATGTTCGGTCAGGCACGCAGTGTAAGCTCACCATGTGGAGTGGATAGTGGGCAGGGGCGAGTACCTCTTCCTCTGGCCAAAtggactttttaaaaaatttctACACGAAGTTAAAGCGGCCGGTGGTGATGAtcttacagccgctttgaactTCGCAGCCGGGCGGCCACTTTGAATGTGGTCTGCCGGCCCACCTCAAAGTCCgggcccagggccggccctacaatggagctgactggggcaattgcaccaggcggcactttagaaggggcggcactttgccgccccaagcgctttttttttgttttttttgaagcggaggagagagagagaggggcactgagtggttttcgcttacccgctcggcgcccctctctttctctcctctgcggcgagtctccctgttcggtctcggtgccggcttgtaatgcagagcgccggaagtgacatcaatttccggcgctcagcattacaagccggcaccgtggcagagcagggagactcgccgccgCAGGACTggttaaaggtaagtaccggggcgtcggcgaagtttaaaatgccgcccccccccggcgtcgccctaggcggcgttaagtcttcggccggccctgtccgGGCcacacgttggacgcccctgtggTAGCCCAATAGCGACCCTCTGATAAGGATTATGTTAATGTTAACTGTTACCCCCTCTCAAGGGGTATTTATTTCTGCAGtttcagttttagaaagttATACAGAAGTGATTGTGAATAATGTGCAGCTCTGCCGTGTAACATGGCGTGTAGTGCTTTAGATTTTTTGTATCTTTCCAAGGTAACTAAACAGTATTGGTTCCAGTTTTTGTGATCTCATGAATAGGTTAATAGGCGCTGATTATACGCTGCGGCGGCCAACTTTAAACCTGCGTAACCAACACTGCTAGATGTAATTATGTTAGCTTTTTGTATACAAGGAGCCAAACACAATTAACGATTGTTAATATAAAGTTATGGGTAATACCTGGACTGCACCTGCGGCCCGTCGGACAGGAGCCGTTTAAATCCAGTTTCTCAGCGCAGCATTCTGACACTCGAGGCTGTAAAAGAAAGCAAAGTATTTACCAAAATCCAGCCGTGAAATTGCTGTTTATTTGTAGGCGTTAAATGGGAACCGGCACGCACCATATGCAGAATATCTGAACCGACAGGCCGGTGGCAAATCAAGCTTGCGCTCTTAGAATATGGCCCTGGGTTTAGGTATAGCGGGGCGGAAAAACTTCTTGCTTCCTCAGACAGAATGGTTTATGAAGACTGTCAGGCCGCGGCCGATGCGGATGAATGTGGAAGCAGCGCTGTCAATCACTAGCCGGCTTGACGTGGCGATACGATACAGCGGCTGACAGCTCTACCTCCCAAGAGGCCTACAGCAGCCGCGGGCTCCGCCAGGCTTTTACCGCTGATAGGCACATTAGTTTCCGCTGAGCGAAAAGTCATTCTGATCCCACCAGGATTTACTTAGCAATGAGCATGCCATTCCGATATGAATAATGAATCGCAACATCATGGCTGCGTATTCTCCCgacatatattataatattatatatcggGAATATAACAATGCTGGTATAGCAGCTTTACGATAACTCTAGCGGCAACCTTTAAAAATCCATTGACTTTTATTAATGTTTCctgtaaaacaattctgccggtgctatcttttatttatatatttccgcAGCGCTCCGGACAGGCAAAGACGAACCGATGCGTTCGGTAAAGAGGGGCCGACTCGCAAGCTTACATCACTGCGGATTTTTGGGGCGCTGCCGATTACCATTCATC
This window of the Spea bombifrons isolate aSpeBom1 chromosome 12, aSpeBom1.2.pri, whole genome shotgun sequence genome carries:
- the C12H1orf159 gene encoding uncharacterized protein C1orf159 homolog, whose translation is MFVTISSYFRMAVPCIILLGRFIVDSLGESMVTSPRVSECCAEKLDLNGSCPTGRRCSPGCYRLLADDGRSTCVPCSNETSLSVEITYNVTECRNMSSRTIDLHMNTSTPSVAHNLGSPGVAASLLLGILLISLFLILSVASFFYLKRSQKLPEMFYRRNKASILQPSELASMIPDPRSSVRKPRYVRRERRPTTTNPVLLNPPEDTTVSNV